The Bacteroidota bacterium genomic sequence GCTTCGGCGAGTGAGCCGCGATAGGTTTCTTCGTGCAGTTTGGTAAGCTCGCGGCATACGGCTACCTGGCGTGCGGGGCCGAGGTGTTCGGCCAGTTCGGTCAGGGCTTTTACAAGCCGGAATGGCGATTCGTACAGCACAAAGGTGCGCGGTTCATCGGCCAGCGCGCGCAGGCGTGTTTGCCGGCCCTTTTTCTGGGGCAGGAAGCCCACAAACACAAACTGATCGCACGGCAGCCCCGATTGAACCAGTGCCGGAACAAAAGCCGTGGGGCCGGGCAGGCATTCTACGTGTACACCGGCACGCACACAGGCGCGCACCAGCAGGAAGCCCGGATCGGAAATGCCCGGTGTGCCGGCATCGGTTATGAGTGCTATGGTTTGTCCGGCTTCTATGCGCGCGGCAATGTCTTCCACAGTACGGTGCTCGTTGTGCGCGTGGTGAGCCTGCAGGGGTTTGCGTATATCGTAGTGCTGAAGAAGTTTTGAAGAGGTGCGCGTGTCTTCGCACAAAATCAGATCAGCTTCTTTCAGCACACGGATGGCGCGGAGCGTAATATCTTCGAGATTGCCTACAGGCGTGGGAACCAGGTATAAAGCGGACATTGCTTGCAGTGTTGCTGCCGCAAATATACAGGCTTTCATGCTAGGCCTGTGTGTATTTCCTCAGCGTTTGATGAAGCTGATTTTGTTCATCAGTTCGTCAATGCGTTCAGGCGAAACCGATACCTGCATACCGTTATTCATCAGCAGATAACCTCCGTCTGATTTCACATATTCAGAAATGTGCTGAATGTTTACGATGTATGATTTGTGGCATCGGTAAAACGGAGCAGCGGCATCAAATCCGTCTTCGAAATTTTTCAGCGTGCGGCTTACCACAAGCTGCGTGCCGTCGGTAAAATAAATTTCGGTGTACGAGCTGTCGGCCTTCAGGCACACAATGTGTTGCGGGTCGATGAATTTGATGGCATTGCCGCTGGGTACGGCAATACGGCCGGGATTTTGCGGCAAAAGATTTTCGCGCAGTGCGGAATAATCTACAAGCCGTGTTGCATGCTCGCGTGTTTTGCGCAGAAATCGGTCAACCGATTCACGCAATTCGGCGGGTGAAATGGGCTTAAGCAGATAGTCGATGGCCGAAAGCTTGAATGCCCTTATCGCATAGTTATTGTAGGCCGTGGTAAAGATGATTTCAAACCCGACTTCATCATCGTTAAAGAAATCAAGCAGCTCAAGTCCGCTGTGCCCCGGCATTTCAATATCGAGAAATACCAGCTGTGGTTGCAAACGGCGAATGGCTTTCACACCATTCGGAAGGTCTTCGGTTTCGGCCACCACTTCTATTTCAGGAGCCACCTCGCCAAGCAGTCCGCGCAGCAGTGATCGGGCACGTACTTCATCATCAATAATAATTGCGCTGTATTTTTCAGACATTGTGTGTTATTTCAGAGAGGTATTGTAATGATTACGGTAGTGCCAAGCGCCATGCCGTGGTGATCGGTTTTATCCACATACTCCACGCCGAGTTTGTTGGTACGGCCTTTATTGAGCAGCTCAAGGCGTTTCTGGTTAGCCTCGCTCGAAAACGATTCGTGATGTTCGTTGCGTATTTTATTGAGTTCCTGTGAGCGTTTACGGCCAATACCATTGTCGCTTATTTCAACCGTAAGCAGCTGCTGCTCGCGCGAAAAGCGAAGCTGCAACTGTTTTTGACCTTTTTTGTGGAGCAGCCCGTGCTTTACCGCATTTTCCACATAGGGCTGAAGAAGCATCGGTGGAATGCGGATGAGTTCTTTATCCACATTTTCCGCAAAGTGCATTTCAAAGTTAAAGTCGGTCGTAAAACGTGCTTTCTCCAGCTCAAGATAAAGCTGAAGTGCATCTGTCTCTTCGCTTAATGTGACCAGATCACGGCCCGACATTTCGAGCACCATGCGGGTGAGTTTCGAAAACTTCGAGAGGTAATTGCCCGCATTCTGCCGGTCGTTTTCGAAAATGTAAGATTGAATGGTGTTTAATGCATTAAAGAAAAAATGCGGATTCATTTGCGAGCGGATTGCCGTAAGCACTGAACGGTCGAAATTCCGCTCAAGTTCAAGGCGCTCGGTAACTTGCCGGTTTTTCTTTTCCTGTAGGCGCAGCAGATAGCGATATATAAAATACGCAAGGAGCAGAACAATTAAAACCAACGCCACATAGGTGAGCGGGTGCTGCCACCAGGGCGGAGCAATCTGAAAGCGGATTTTGCTCAGCAACTTACCTTTGCCAAACTTAAACTCAAGTGTATAATCGCCCGACGAAAGGCCCGCCAGTTTCAGTGTGCGGCTGCCGGGATCGCATTGCACCCATTCCTGATTATTCAGCCGGTAATACAACTCGGTAATTGACGATGGCCGGTAAGAAAGTATGGAATAATTAATATCAATCTGCTGCTGCGCATTGCTCAGATTAAGCAGCTGTTCGGCAGTGGCGCGGCTGTTGTTTACAAGGATGGAGTTAATAATAAAAGGAGGGTTGGAAACCGGCACATTGCTTTGTGCATACTTGAGCACAAGAAGCCCTTCGGGTGTGGCAATAAGAAGGTTTGCGTTATAATACTCCACATCAAAAATGTCTGATGCGTTGGTTTTTATTTCCGTAACCCCGCCGCCATAATTGGTTACATCAAAAATAATCAGCGAGCCCGCCCTGACCATAATGAGCAGATTGCCGAAATTGTAGAGTTGTTCAATTTGCGAGGGCACCTGAAACCGGCCGCTCAGTTTCTCCATTTTTTGCGCGGAATTAATACAAATCAGGTCGCCGTTTACGGTGAGCCCGTAAAGGATTTTTTTTACTGCCTGAATTCTCCGGCATACAATGGCTTCACCATTATGTTTTACCTCCTTTGCCCCTTGTGGCGTTATCGAATAAAGCTCCTGATTGGTGGCAATCCAGCCCTGTTGTCCATGCTCGGTTACAGCTACATCGCGTCCCCGGAGGTTTCCGGTTACGTTGTTCGCTTCGTAATTCTCCATGCGCGTAACCCGGTATTTGGTGTAGCATCTGTCCCAAACCGGATCAGGATTATCATTCAGTCGCAATAAACCACTTGACCCGGAGCCTGCATACAACGCATAGGTTTCGCTGATCGGGACGGCACCTTTCACTGCGGCATCGCGGGTAATGATGGGCTTGTTGTCTTTAAGCACAATAAACCCCTGCGAGTGTGTGT encodes the following:
- the rsmI gene encoding 16S rRNA (cytidine(1402)-2'-O)-methyltransferase codes for the protein MSALYLVPTPVGNLEDITLRAIRVLKEADLILCEDTRTSSKLLQHYDIRKPLQAHHAHNEHRTVEDIAARIEAGQTIALITDAGTPGISDPGFLLVRACVRAGVHVECLPGPTAFVPALVQSGLPCDQFVFVGFLPQKKGRQTRLRALADEPRTFVLYESPFRLVKALTELAEHLGPARQVAVCRELTKLHEETYRGSLAEAKTHFESKTVKGEIVIVVAGNTGNEHEEPETDE
- a CDS encoding response regulator; its protein translation is MSEKYSAIIIDDEVRARSLLRGLLGEVAPEIEVVAETEDLPNGVKAIRRLQPQLVFLDIEMPGHSGLELLDFFNDDEVGFEIIFTTAYNNYAIRAFKLSAIDYLLKPISPAELRESVDRFLRKTREHATRLVDYSALRENLLPQNPGRIAVPSGNAIKFIDPQHIVCLKADSSYTEIYFTDGTQLVVSRTLKNFEDGFDAAAPFYRCHKSYIVNIQHISEYVKSDGGYLLMNNGMQVSVSPERIDELMNKISFIKR
- a CDS encoding histidine kinase, yielding MMRAVFTLFASVLVFLLHGQDPYGIPVTKRNGLPSNEIYNILQDSKGFIWICTGAGLCRYDGFSFKTYPLSLQRPPAGTCLREDKYGRIWYTTFDGWLHYVENDSLYALPKQRQPAGSVEFGINQSVVFAPSIHGIDIYDLLTLKLKKSIPNKNQYFINATQYQDKYCILSDSLYLYDSEGRLSTFQTPRPSVSGSIVCSNNNELLILPRVFGAKRAFRFNGQSFEPGFELPESFIHAQAFCENKYWFFTDKGIFIYTTSGVPLNKGNPLFAKELMTCLMKDRENNYWFGSKDNAMLLVHDFDQYLLLKDRVPVQLEITGTKLYCAFRSGGASIMPLPLNGTEENVAGMEGHAIYMMRFDSASGLMFYTHSQGFIVLKDNKPIITRDAAVKGAVPISETYALYAGSGSSGLLRLNDNPDPVWDRCYTKYRVTRMENYEANNVTGNLRGRDVAVTEHGQQGWIATNQELYSITPQGAKEVKHNGEAIVCRRIQAVKKILYGLTVNGDLICINSAQKMEKLSGRFQVPSQIEQLYNFGNLLIMVRAGSLIIFDVTNYGGGVTEIKTNASDIFDVEYYNANLLIATPEGLLVLKYAQSNVPVSNPPFIINSILVNNSRATAEQLLNLSNAQQQIDINYSILSYRPSSITELYYRLNNQEWVQCDPGSRTLKLAGLSSGDYTLEFKFGKGKLLSKIRFQIAPPWWQHPLTYVALVLIVLLLAYFIYRYLLRLQEKKNRQVTERLELERNFDRSVLTAIRSQMNPHFFFNALNTIQSYIFENDRQNAGNYLSKFSKLTRMVLEMSGRDLVTLSEETDALQLYLELEKARFTTDFNFEMHFAENVDKELIRIPPMLLQPYVENAVKHGLLHKKGQKQLQLRFSREQQLLTVEISDNGIGRKRSQELNKIRNEHHESFSSEANQKRLELLNKGRTNKLGVEYVDKTDHHGMALGTTVIITIPL